TTTAGTATATCTTATACAAtgctcgaatataacatcgaaaATGAGAAAACAAATATCattagaatatattttactGCAATTTACTTGTAAATACCCATAAGCGCAAATCAGTTTAAATAATCCGGATTCAACAGTATTATACTTTTTATTGAAGATGTATACTTCATTATTTTTAGAGCTCAAAAGATTTGtaaaagtttcttttaaaaatactaAATTAGATTGCATTGACAATAAAGCAAAAAATGTATGAGAAGCCAACAAggttctctctctttttatttctgtattcgAAGCAAAAGCTCCTATAATGTGTATATAAACTGGTTGCCATTGTTTTAAATGCTCATCATTCCAGGATTCTTTGCATGATGAAGCAAAGCTTATCAGTTTCTAAAAAGACAACAACAAAATACTTTATGTTTATGTAAAGTAATCTAATAGACATTAAtcgtttttaaatgaaattttaaattaatagaatCATAAAATACTAACTCTGAAAATAGCAGTGTCTTCTGCACATGTTTGTAACTCTTTGATTACATAATTCAATTCCATATTTTTTGTACACATTTTGTTATTGTAATTTAGTAACAGAAGattcaatttaataattatgtatattatatatatttttgtacccTACTCATACGTGTTTGTATTTGttgtttgaaaattaaaaactgCTTTTGAAGTTTGTGCAGTTGCATCAGATTTGTCTGTTTTGTCTCCATCAAGGCTGCATGTCCTgcaattaatatgtaataatgacattctttaaaattttgttttttaagcataaaaaaattaataaaaaacaaaattaatgcctgcaaaaccataaaaaaacgtttaaaaattcaaaaagtaATGAATTATTGGTTTAAATGTAAATAAGCATATCATCCAGCAGCCATAATATTAGCCTCTATGTGTAAAATAATTGAGAAAGAAAATATGATCTGCTTTTAATATAATGGATTAAGGATCATCATACAATATAAGAAGACAATATTGTTACTtgcatttgttttattataagtaataaaaataagaaaacttaATTTAGAAACAATTTAATAGCTATTAGttcaaatgtaataaattataaattacaattgctaaattagttttatattttatgttgcaTTTTGTTCTTCAGGAACATACCCCCCTTGTTCTAGCTGCTCTTTGAATTTCAAATACTCTCGTTTACGATCAAAGTGTTTTACCTAGTAAAAAGTGATAAACATGAAGATTTAATAAAAGAGATACAGGCATTACATATAGGAAAATTATTTCCTTTACTGTTACTTATTGTACTTCATAAGTGAaaaacataatattacaattcttcaattattataataaagtaCAAGATTTACCCATAGTGCAGGACAAAACTTTTCATATTGATCTCTAAATTTTTTACACTCTGTTTCTGTTTTACCATCATCAAGACACTTCCAATATTCATCTCTATGATTCCAACATTTTGCACGATCTTCTTTACTTGGAAAAGACATCCTAAAATAATCCAATTTGTATATCCCATTATATATTACACATTtatgctttctttttttaaattaatatgcaTTCCTTTCCTTTAGCTTTACAaacttattaaataaatttttatgtattttttaataaaaaggaaattacAATGTTAACATAAAGAATTAGTTTGCACTtacctatattatatattatagaactAAAACTTTTTCGgaattgaataaattttcacTTACAAATTCAAAATGTGTTACAAATACTTATTTttacagaaattaaaaataagaaccttaaaataaaacaaaatgattACATAATCTTATAGCACTATAGTGTAATTTATACTCCAAAAATCATAAGGAAAAAttgaacttttttattttttaatttaaaaacgaCTTTCAGAGATATAGCTTAgtgattcaattttttaatttattgtattgAACGTGATCTGTGTTATAGGTTACTCAGgacaataaatttcattttatgaaataatttataaagtttttaatattataaaggcatatatacataaataaaacaagtaaattaaaatttgtattatttatgtattttaccttcatataaactttatttttatgctaataatggaaaataaaaactAACCTGTTTATTAGTTTCCTTAAGATAAACCATGGAGTACTACAACAcaagattatataaaattttgttgtatcGAATTTACATTCGCTTTTTACAGCTATATATAatccttattttttaatttattgtaaaacaGTATAAATATTCAACACAAATAAAGAGTCTTTGCAAgcataatttattattcttaatGTGTACAGTCAAAAAATAGTACTTTATCGTTTAAATTAggataaaaaatgaattttaatccaattattttacaaataaaaaagcACATGGGtatccatatttaatatttccacatgTACTTACTTACTAAATGGAAATGAAATCAGTGTTGCCAATACCAATATATTAATTTGTGATTTTTAGGAATGAGATTTATTTCTAGCTAAATCCGTATAAAAGTGGTAATACACTatcaataaaaaattagaaatctaTTAACGACATTGATACTGGAATGAATTAAATTGCCACATTTATACTGTTAACATATAGCTCtgttattcttattttattgtGTACACACATACAAATACATGtgtattaatattcaataagtaacaattacaaatttcaaGTTCACAATGCAACATTCAACTTAATATGTGAAGGATGAAGCATTCAAcattattaattcaaatatattatatatctctTATAGTAGTAAAAACATACCAAATTTCTTTATACAATGCGAAAAACAATTTTCTGTTTAAAATACTTCAATAATTAATAGTGTTAAATGCATCATCCTATGTACTTAAAAAGTAAAAGGTAATATTTTCTATGTAAGATAAATTATAACTAAAACTATAACAAAGCATGTGAACAACATTCCACCAACTAGGATAAATCCATCCTGTCTTGCTCTCTGTTCTATTAGTCTCATTGTGGTTTGTGAAAGTCCTAATGTATTCCCAATATCTATTAATTTCCTATGAGCCCCTTTTAAAGTTATTCTTTGTGATCTCAAACTATCCAAAATACTACTACCACTTTGAAGAAGATCATCCATACCACTAACTGCATTTCTTAAACTATGATTGTGTTGTACATTATGATCTATCATAATATCAACATGATCATTTGTGGTAAATGTCCTAGACAGCAATGCTTCCCTTTCAGCTTCTTCTCTTTGCTTTCTAATCATTTTGTTGCGCCATGAATTTAAAGCAGCTGTGAGATGACGGCTATCATATTTCAGTTGATCCACGCGCATTTTAGCATTCTGTCTTTGAGATATAGGGCCTTTACGGCATAATACATCTAATTTCTCGCAATTACTAAAATGTAAGAGCAtgaaattgtatattattatttcataatatttttataaaatacatatatacatgcaaGTAAAATAAATGTATCTATGAATTTTGTATAGATTTATGACTTTTTTGCATAATTgcctacataaaaatataaaagtttttttaaataactaccTGTTGATGAGGTTTATTTTTGATTCTATGttgttttctatttcttttacatCCAGGTTAGGCGTTTTTTTCTCAAGTTGTGAGAAAAGATGTTGTGTTTCTTGGACCAGTTTGTTTGTTTGATGATATAGAGTTTCCATACTTAATAATAAATGGTTCCATTCGTATTTCGACAACTCGTGTCGGACCGTGTGCGAAAGTTATGACGTGTACATACAAATACTACTGTTACTGTCAGATCATTAAATGGGATATCTGTAACAGTGGTTATCAAAATCTATCAGAGGATAACTTCCAATATCTTTTAGATAGAATAATGATAATAGATCAAACTTCAAAAAGCAAATAAATGAAGAGGGCCACATATGAGATAGGCCAAAGAAAAAACTCAAAGTGTTAAGATACATTACACGTATAAATAAAGGAGCAGACCCTGAAAACcatgctaatactatacaaaTCATTGATAAAATCGGTAATAGAATACGGAATTAACATATACTTTCCAACAGGAAACCATTAAgcaaaaaaacagaaaaaatataacatgcaGAATAGCCATGCGCTATAATATAACAACGCCAATCAACGTGATGAATGCGGAAGTAGTTATCATGAACATAGAAAATAGGATCGAATTAGTAACAAGAAAGTACAGCATTAAGAAAAAAGCAGACTCCATAGAATAGAGATATAAAGATAGAGTGCGTGAGTGAgctgaaaaaaaatatatgaatagaAAGAGAATGCTGCATAGAAGCCCCTTATGTCCTTGTCTAAAAAGGCATACACATTAGTACTTCGTACGTTGTACAGTAAATATGGAAGTGTAAAACCGGCTAACGAGTGGCGTCAATGAGCGTGCCTGATTAGACAAGCACAGACAAGCCCTCTATGCAGCATTCTCTTTCTATTCCCATATCACATCTACCTATACGGTAACATATGACTCGCGCACTTTATCTTTATTCTATGGCAGATTCATACAGCGCGACACTAGGGAGAATAAAAGCATAGTAAATATCACCGTTATAGACGCCCACACAAGAAATGATTATACAATAAAAACCTTTAAAAAATAAACCCGCTCAggatgatttttttatttattaagttatgaaataactaaaattttcttttttttaatcaaaaataaaacaattcttGTCTGCTTGAATGAAACGGAAACTACTGACATCTTTAGGTTTAAATCGTATATAAGACATTTTTGTAAGTCAATGAAATTTATGTtggtaaatataattaaaagattaatTAATCTATTGgatgtgtaatttttattgcatAATAGAGTTTACACAACCTTTTTTAATTTACAGTGGGTTATTTATGACCATGATATATATTGGCTGAGAATAATAACCAAATTGTGTTTGTCGCATGTAATACCTTCTAAAAGAAAATCTATCGTTCTTACAAATGGATATCGGTGAATTATTATCGTACAAAGTAAGTTTGTAAAACAGTATTATTTATGATACGAAAATTTGTATTATCTAAAATTTTGATGTTAACCTAAGTACACACAGTACATACAAGTTATTTTTATTTGCTATTCTGTGTTCATTTTGTATAGCCACCAAATACACCGAAACGACCAGTAGCAGGAGAAGAAGATGATGAAGATGAGTGGGAAAATGCTAAGAAACCTAAAAGAGTAATTAAAACTCCATATCATGCACGTCAAAGGCAACAGAGAGAAATCGAAGTGACTCCAGTTAGAAGCAGTGAACCCCCTACACCTATCAGAGCTGCTTTACCTTCACCAGCAAATGATGTTGTTGAACCACAGCTGACAGAGAAAGAAAagcaagatattttaaaatacgtaGAAACTGAGGCTCCAGAAATAGAGGCATTAGATGAAGCAACATTAAAGAGAATGGTTCTTCTATTTGAAAAAAGGGCTCTTAGGAACCAAGAAATGAGAGTAAAATTCCCTGATCAACCAGAaaagtatattattttctaGCATTATGCATGAAAGATCAAACTTAAAATatgattgaaattatattttaaaatttaatagattTATGGAATCAGAAGTAGAACTGCATGAAACTCTCCAAGAACTTCATGTCGTTGCAACAAATCCAGATCTATATCCTTTAATGGTGGAGTTAGGTGCTGTACCTTCACTGCTTGAATTATTATCTCATGAGAATACGGATATAGCAGTTGGTGTAGTGGACCTTTTGCAAGAATTAACAGATGTAGATATTTTACATGAAAGCCAAGAAGGTGCTGATACATTGATTGATGCTTTATTAGAACAACAAGTTTGTGCTCTTCTTGTACAAAACTTAGAGCGACTGGATGAATCAGTAAAGGAAGAAAGTGATGGAGTTTATAATACTCTAGGTAATTATTATTGTAAGTTGATGAATACTGTACTTTGAAATCAAAGTAAATATTACAGTACATTTTTTTCAGCTATTTTTGAGAATCTTTTAGAGTTTAGGCCAGAACTGTGTGGGGATGCAGGGAAACAAGGATTAATGCAATGGCTCCTAAGGAGAATCAAAGCAAAAACACCATTTGATGCTAATAAGCTTTATGCTAGTGAACTTTTATCTATTCTTTTGCAAAACACACCAGAGAATAGGTTACTTCTTGGTGAACTTGATGGAATTGATGTGTTATTACAACAATTAGcggtaatattatttatattttccctttttctatatattttttgtattctttttttttatattttaactttaaaataataaaataatattttgtttttaaaataatttctattaattttagtaTTACAAAAGACACGATCCTCAAACAGCTGAGGAGCAAGAAATGatggaaaatttattcaatGTTTTATGTTCAAGTTTAATGGCAACTGTAAACAGAGATAGATTTTTAAGGGGAGAAGGACTGCAACTTATGAATTTAATGTtgcgagaaaaaaaaatgtctaGGAATGGTTCTCTTAAAGTAAGTAGCaggttaaaatttatatttaatttgtttcttaatATCGATAAACAACAATGTTATATTTCAGGTATTAGATCACGCCATGAATGGCCCAGATGGAAAAGATAATTGTAgtaaatttgttgatattctcgGATTGAGAACAATATTTCCATTATTTATGAAAACACCAACAAAAAATCGGAAGAGAATGCTTACAGCGGAAGAACACGAAGGTAACTAAACCATGAGAGATTTTTCTTAATTACGTTTGTCTACGATATTTTCACGAATAGTTATTGTTGTAGAACATGTAGTATCAATTATAGCAAGTATGCTGAGGAATTGTAAAGGCCAACAACGTCAAAGATTGTTGAGTAAATTTACGGAAAATGATTACGAGAAAGTGGATCGATTGATGGAGCTCCATTTCAAATATCTTGAAAAAGTGGAGGAAGTTGAAAAAAATACAAAGGTTAGTAAAAAGATATgaattttgaagatattttatttgataatatattcaatgatataggaagatgaagatgaagaagaatcGTACCTGAGAAGATTAGATGGTGGAttgtttattttacaattagtagattatgtattattagagGCGTGTACCGGTTGTCCACCGGCAGTTAAACAACGAGTAACACGAATTTTAGCTCAAAGAAGAGCTTCTTTAAAAACTATAAGGCATATCATGCGAGGtatgttttttattataatattttagtattattttatttgcttttaatttaattattttgtttagaATACGCGGGAAATCTTGGCGATGCTGGAGATTCGGAATGGAGAGAAGCAGAGCAACAACATATATTGcaattaatcgataaattttgatGTATACTTTTTAATGAAAGAGTTAAAAACTTTAAGCTTTTTgcctttttgtaaattttttccaGAAGTAGTAATCCTATGGATATCTATCACATGTGTAAAATATATCAttagaaatattcatttttatatgcaaaaattaaaagaagcgtttgtaaaaaattaaacgagtGTCATATATTTTATCACAGTTTTATTTTGTGTACAAGTAAGTTGTGAAGCAAGCACTATATCAAATTATACGAcgattaatcgataaatttattgttttaattcaTATTAAGCAACATGATTGATAATACTACGTTGTACGATAGCGCGTAAAGCTTTGTACTCAAAATTTATAATTGATTCTAGTTCTCCGAAGAATTTTTTCACCCAttgatgaaatatttcgtaacgATATCATAGATGCACGTTAATAAAATGGGTGAAAATAAAGCAGTGATCACAAGTCGTTATTGTTTGTATCATGTCAGTTTTGAGCAAGATAATCCCAAGTTTAATCGATGTTGTCCATCCATACGAATCGGAAGATACCGTTTATAACTTTCAAAATTACTACGGCGAAATTCTATTATCAGGCTGTTTGTGGAGGAGCTGCTATCGTAGAAAAAAATTTGGTTTTTACGAAAAATTCATTGTTGACAGTGGCTGTGTGAAATACTTTCATCGATTCAACGATCGTGACGATGTATTTCATTACCAGAAATACTTTTCCTATTTCGAGTTCATCATTTGTCAAGTAAGTACAAGATTCTActtaaatttctcaaaattaaaaatgacgGGTCAATAACCTGGTGTATACAATACGAACATCATAACTACGAATGAAACGTGTATCTACCACGTAATTGTACTTCGTACTTGATACTCTGTGGAAAACTTATATTTATGgtaaaatttaacatttatttcgtgaaatttataattaaatgtaataaaaaaagaatgcgCGCGTTTTCTCTCAGACTCACCGTAACCATAGCGACCCACGTGGACGCATGCGCTTACAATTGGTATGCTTAATCGTAGTACTGTGTCTTCTCAGTTCTATATCAGTTATAGTCGTACATGCACTTATTAAGACTGAAAAGAGACatttaattaatcgaatttaACGTTTACTATCTATCACATGTTCAGAATCTACAGTGTTCACACATGGTATCTAACTGTCTGTTTCGAACGTGCTGCCAAATAGATATGTGTTATGATATGTATAAGTGGGGAGGAGGGGGTCAACGTTCGGTGAACGATCGATCGCGATTGGTTTAGCCGCCCAACTCTCTACCAATCGGAGCGCGTGCTGCGCCCTAACATGAAAGTTTGCTGCACGAGACAGGCCAGTTTGCTGTTGCAAGCTTCAGAGGTGCGGTTGTTGGTTGTGTAAGCCGGTTCGCGGTGTTTTCGCTGTTCTTAATTTTCACGTTTTACAATTCACTGCATAAAGTTGAAGACATTTGTCGCAGACATGCCGAGGAAAAACGATATCCGTGCGTGATGCGAGTGGTAAATTTTGTGCACCCATTTGTGTTGCAATTACGACCGActgaatttgaagaaaactgttaCGAGAAAGTGTCAATTCCTCTGAAGAAACAACCACGGTATGTCACCTGTCAATTTCATCCCTTGTTTTATGATTAATTCGTGCATGTTATTGATTGGTATCGTGCTCTGGATCGGAGCGTGCGTACGTGCGTGTACCAGCATATTTACGAACACGTATTGTAATTCagaaattcaaaattattttatgaatggtttttcaatatttatatgaCACTCGATGTTTAGAAAATATTGCGATACACCATTCATTATGGCATAAGTATGTACAGTTTACTTCATCTTTACATTTTCTTGTTGACCGTATACGTATATGCGTATCCTTTTACCTAGCATACATATCCAAAAAAAGTTCATAGAAATTAGCATTAACGACTAGTGCCATTTATAAAATCGTCGCATATTTATAATTAGGTATCATAcggtatattataaattaagtttCGGTGTTATGAGATTTTACGACGCAATCAACCAGACAGTCGATTGAACCATGTTAATATTCCATCGAACAACATTATCATACACTCATCTCTGGTGCGAACTTGTTCCTCACATCGCATTCCTAAAATAAACGCTTTTTACGGTGTCGTTAAAATTCGTAGTATGTAGTTTCTGTAGCACGGTTGAAAACGAAGTTTTCGTTTCGCTCGCCATAAAGAagggaaggaaaaagaatagaagaaaacGATATCGAATGACGGTGATCACGcggataattttataattccatCCGTGTATTTGACAGCGTGGATTAGCATTCCGGCGAGTTGTTAAACTGTGTTCTAAAATTAGATCGTTTCAGATTTATCAGTGAAGCTTATTTGCGCGATTCTAATCATTGCAGTCTGGATTGTCTGTAATTCGGCCGATAGTCGCGCGTGAGGCTCGTGCATGTAATGAACATTGGATAATTTTCATTCGTAGGGCTTTTTCCTTCTCTCGCAACGCAACTCCAGTTGAGCGGTGTCTTCTTGCTACTCAAAACCAATTTTGCGATTGCGTACCTGGCGCGATTGTGTATCGGTGACGTAACATTGCTTCTTCCGATTTGTTGTTACGTGCACGTGCCGCGGAGCAATGTTCGTCACGTGATCGCTGGAGCTACTGCTTAGTGCTTATTCAATAGCTCCGTGTAAATCTCTGAATCATTCAAGGTCATTTCCCCTATTATAAGTTTGGAGAAAagatttatctttattttaggtcattaaaaaattttaatcgattcCTACATCTTTATTAATGATAGTACCTAATTGACTAGTTGTGtctaaaattaacaatttcaaCTATTTTCTAACCTAACTGAATGTTTTAACCTAACTTAATTGAGATTTAACACAAAACTCTAATCCAAATTTGGGAAATTTGATAATCTAATTGAAACTTTAACTTAACTTACCTGTAAATTAACTCAAAACCATAACTCAAACTTAGCTTCCTTTGTCCGCGAACTGGACGCTGTTTTGTGAAAGTAACATTCTGCACTGAGTTCAATATAACTTCTGAAACAGAAATAATTTTCAGACCGGCCGTTCTCTCAGTTCAAAACTTGTATTTTTTGTTCTACTTAAGTAGTATTCGGATATAGATTACAAggacgaataaaaaattattggcGCTTCGAAAC
The Bombus terrestris chromosome 10, iyBomTerr1.2, whole genome shotgun sequence genome window above contains:
- the LOC100645382 gene encoding Golgi SNAP receptor complex member 2, producing METLYHQTNKLVQETQHLFSQLEKKTPNLDVKEIENNIESKINLINSNCEKLDVLCRKGPISQRQNAKMRVDQLKYDSRHLTAALNSWRNKMIRKQREEAEREALLSRTFTTNDHVDIMIDHNVQHNHSLRNAVSGMDDLLQSGSSILDSLRSQRITLKGAHRKLIDIGNTLGLSQTTMRLIEQRARQDGFILVGGMLFTCFVIVLVIIYLT
- the LOC100645255 gene encoding beta-catenin-like protein 1 — protein: MDIGELLSYKPPNTPKRPVAGEEDDEDEWENAKKPKRVIKTPYHARQRQQREIEVTPVRSSEPPTPIRAALPSPANDVVEPQLTEKEKQDILKYVETEAPEIEALDEATLKRMVLLFEKRALRNQEMRVKFPDQPEKFMESEVELHETLQELHVVATNPDLYPLMVELGAVPSLLELLSHENTDIAVGVVDLLQELTDVDILHESQEGADTLIDALLEQQVCALLVQNLERLDESVKEESDGVYNTLAIFENLLEFRPELCGDAGKQGLMQWLLRRIKAKTPFDANKLYASELLSILLQNTPENRLLLGELDGIDVLLQQLAYYKRHDPQTAEEQEMMENLFNVLCSSLMATVNRDRFLRGEGLQLMNLMLREKKMSRNGSLKVLDHAMNGPDGKDNCSKFVDILGLRTIFPLFMKTPTKNRKRMLTAEEHEEHVVSIIASMLRNCKGQQRQRLLSKFTENDYEKVDRLMELHFKYLEKVEEVEKNTKEDEDEEESYLRRLDGGLFILQLVDYVLLEACTGCPPAVKQRVTRILAQRRASLKTIRHIMREYAGNLGDAGDSEWREAEQQHILQLIDKF